A window from Chitinophaga filiformis encodes these proteins:
- a CDS encoding helix-turn-helix domain-containing protein → MKLVIKDPVSGGTLLLFKNEENFDRLYYGRDRDTKYFTIAWNAGETQTVTIDGEEHVFKSHTILALMFNQSFQFERPTDIVAWQFNREFYCIVDHDREVSCVGFIFGIDKLFITLDPDTQQRLELMLDIFVLEMNTVDNIQNDMLLMLLKRLIITITQLATSTYIPDKKLQQDSRFHIIRKFNLLVEEHFRTEHSVSYYAQLLNKSPKTLSNLFALFNQKTPTQIIQERIIIEAKRLLRFTNKSPKQITFELGFEDPAYFSNFFKKHTNATPLEFRNAKVEE, encoded by the coding sequence ATGAAACTAGTAATTAAAGACCCGGTGTCCGGCGGCACACTATTGCTGTTTAAAAATGAAGAGAACTTTGACCGCCTGTACTATGGTCGCGACAGAGACACCAAATATTTCACCATTGCCTGGAATGCAGGCGAAACACAGACAGTCACGATAGACGGTGAGGAACACGTCTTTAAATCGCATACCATCCTGGCGCTGATGTTCAACCAGAGCTTTCAATTTGAACGTCCCACAGATATCGTAGCCTGGCAGTTTAACCGTGAGTTTTATTGCATCGTCGATCACGACAGGGAAGTGAGCTGTGTAGGGTTCATCTTTGGAATAGATAAGCTCTTCATCACCCTGGATCCTGATACACAGCAAAGACTGGAGCTCATGCTGGATATTTTCGTACTGGAAATGAATACAGTGGATAATATCCAGAATGACATGCTGCTGATGTTGCTGAAGCGGCTTATTATCACCATTACCCAACTCGCCACATCAACATACATTCCGGATAAAAAGCTGCAACAGGACAGCCGTTTTCATATTATCAGGAAGTTCAACCTGCTGGTGGAAGAACATTTCAGGACGGAACATTCAGTGAGCTATTATGCACAACTGTTAAATAAGTCGCCCAAAACACTGTCCAATCTCTTCGCTCTTTTTAATCAGAAAACACCAACGCAGATCATCCAGGAAAGGATCATTATTGAAGCAAAAAGACTATTACGTTTCACTAATAAGTCGCCCAAGCAGATTACGTTTGAACTGGGCTTTGAAGATCCTGCCTATTTCTCCAATTTCTTTAAAAAGCACACCAACGCAACGCCACTTGAATTCAGGAATGCAAAGGTGGAAGAATAA
- a CDS encoding Crp/Fnr family transcriptional regulator: MDNQLLHHLQLGKLLSESDLAIILDTFEQRTYKEGATLFQSAHICRQLFFVCKGILRILAQNENGNEVTHYFIGENRFCTILNSFINQVVAHETIQAACDAEVLCIDRAALMDLYGKYPALKTAIDQSIQKTLLEKINTRNAYLGYDSSERYRLFVERQPDIARRVPLGDIASYLGITPQSLSRIRRKQ, translated from the coding sequence ATGGACAATCAGCTGCTTCATCACCTGCAATTGGGCAAACTACTGTCTGAAAGCGATCTGGCTATCATCCTGGATACTTTCGAACAGCGCACGTATAAAGAGGGGGCCACATTATTTCAATCAGCACACATCTGCCGGCAACTGTTCTTTGTATGTAAGGGCATACTCCGGATACTGGCACAAAATGAAAACGGCAATGAAGTAACACACTACTTTATCGGTGAAAACCGCTTCTGTACTATCCTGAACAGTTTCATTAACCAGGTGGTAGCACACGAAACGATCCAGGCGGCCTGCGATGCGGAAGTGCTATGCATAGACCGGGCGGCCCTTATGGATCTGTACGGGAAATACCCCGCGCTGAAGACGGCCATCGACCAGTCCATACAAAAGACGCTGCTGGAAAAGATAAACACGCGTAATGCCTATCTGGGTTATGATTCCAGCGAGCGATACCGTTTGTTCGTCGAACGGCAGCCAGACATCGCCAGGAGGGTACCACTAGGTGATATTGCCTCTTACCTGGGCATCACGCCCCAGTCCCTCAGCCGGATCAGGAGGAAGCAGTAG
- a CDS encoding carboxypeptidase-like regulatory domain-containing protein yields MNTNSLFLKTALFVVLVLLAGISKAQVRTVYGTVYERSARYGLPGVSVMSTSGAGAVTDSLGRYTIKLPLTDSISFSYLGKATMKIPVKEAPLNRAFDMRLHVDITTLPTVEIHEKRKSYQLDSIANREEYRKVFDFSPEYISTAAGGVGVNLDALFSMRKIKRMEAFREHLIELEQEKYVDYRFNKTLIQKLTGLQSPALDSFMVEYRPSYYMLQSFDTEYEYYKYIRDSGNYFQQVWKQDHP; encoded by the coding sequence ATGAATACTAATAGCCTCTTCCTGAAAACAGCCCTGTTTGTGGTATTGGTCCTGCTGGCCGGGATAAGCAAAGCGCAGGTCCGTACTGTCTACGGAACGGTATATGAACGTTCGGCCCGTTACGGACTGCCGGGTGTAAGCGTCATGAGTACCTCCGGCGCGGGCGCCGTTACAGATTCCCTGGGGCGCTATACTATTAAACTGCCGCTCACAGACTCTATCAGCTTTTCTTACCTGGGAAAGGCCACGATGAAGATCCCGGTAAAAGAGGCGCCCCTCAACCGTGCTTTCGATATGCGCCTGCATGTGGATATCACTACACTACCCACCGTCGAGATACATGAGAAAAGGAAAAGCTATCAGTTAGACTCAATAGCCAACCGGGAGGAATACCGCAAGGTATTTGACTTTTCACCGGAATACATCTCCACCGCTGCCGGTGGTGTGGGCGTTAACCTGGATGCCCTCTTCAGCATGAGAAAGATCAAAAGAATGGAGGCCTTCAGAGAACATCTCATAGAGCTGGAACAAGAGAAATATGTAGACTACCGCTTCAACAAGACCCTGATACAAAAACTGACAGGCCTGCAATCGCCCGCCCTCGATAGTTTTATGGTGGAATACCGGCCTTCATACTACATGTTACAGAGCTTTGACACTGAATACGAATACTACAAATACATCCGCGACTCAGGCAATTATTTTCAACAGGTATGGAAGCAGGATCATCCTTAA
- a CDS encoding SDR family oxidoreductase, translating to MESQQTNKTALTGKRVIVLGGSSGLGLATAIAAAAEGAKVVIVSGNQQRINEALTRLPAGCEGYAIDLAREENIQSFFEKAGNFDHLVYTAGENLVLNNISDTNLEQAHAFFNLRYWGALAAVKYSAPYINKGGSINLVGGIASPRPQAGWGIAASICGAMEGFTRAMAVELAPIRVNQVSPGVIRTNLWNSMSAEDRNNLYTSVGAALPVKRIGEAEDIAQAFVYMMKQQFATGQILTVDGGAVLI from the coding sequence ATGGAAAGTCAACAAACAAACAAAACGGCATTAACAGGAAAGCGGGTAATTGTATTAGGCGGTAGTTCCGGACTTGGACTGGCAACGGCAATTGCTGCTGCGGCGGAAGGCGCAAAAGTTGTCATTGTATCCGGCAATCAGCAACGTATTAATGAGGCGCTGACCAGGCTGCCGGCAGGCTGTGAAGGGTATGCCATAGACCTGGCCCGGGAAGAGAACATTCAGTCCTTCTTTGAAAAGGCAGGGAACTTTGATCACCTGGTATATACTGCCGGTGAAAACCTTGTATTGAACAACATCAGCGACACCAATCTGGAGCAGGCGCATGCTTTTTTTAACCTGCGTTATTGGGGTGCTTTGGCGGCGGTGAAGTATAGCGCACCATATATCAACAAAGGAGGTTCCATCAACCTTGTTGGAGGTATTGCCAGTCCGCGGCCCCAGGCAGGGTGGGGGATAGCCGCCAGCATCTGTGGCGCCATGGAAGGCTTTACCAGGGCTATGGCTGTCGAGCTGGCGCCCATCCGTGTGAACCAGGTATCGCCGGGCGTGATCAGGACCAACCTGTGGAACAGCATGTCAGCAGAAGACCGCAATAACCTGTATACTTCTGTGGGGGCAGCCCTGCCGGTAAAACGTATAGGAGAGGCCGAAGATATTGCCCAGGCGTTTGTGTATATGATGAAACAACAGTTTGCCACCGGGCAGATATTAACTGTTGATGGCGGTGCGGTATTGATCTGA
- a CDS encoding putative LPS assembly protein LptD yields the protein MRQIYLVFAGILIAIPFIITAVATPAPDTYGSFNKSFTDGVPKDTVPVPKTDTSSRRKDTTLRPVTAPEEVTDSIPVSTDYTGTDSMFVPKLSKDSLDAPITYKAKDSIVLVVPDKRFYFYGTANTKYKKTNLSAERMNYTQATGIMEATTALDTAGKPYGRPQLDDNGQAFDSDTLRYNITTQRAKIYNTRSQYGEGFVASEQTKREPDNSIFGFRNGYTTCNLDTPHFQFRARKIKVIPDKLVISGPANLEIEGVPTPLFIPFAIFPITHGQQSGILVPGYVVNAQKGMGLENGGYYVGLGDNFDLTLRGEIYSYGSWALTASPTYRKRYHYNGGMTLSFSNTRFGDPAVKTEFSRSRDFRVMWNHSMDSKARPGVTFGASVNFGTSKYNTFNVYDYASRVNNNLGSSISFSKSWQGKPFNFTSSLTHSQNLTTRDVNISFPSATFTVNTIYPFQPKELVGRAKWYHKLGIGYNGTLNNSVTFKDSVFGKSKMFDALQSGVRHAIPISFSIPVFKNFTFSPSISYSEYWFTKKTIRAWNPNKRISIDSLGGIDTTYQSGFYAARQASTGVSLSTALYGMYQFGKNSKIKAIRHVMRPTVSATFAPDLAKNAYYDLYYTRDSQKVRQSYFTSSSVGVPSEGRAASISFGLDNNLEMKVFSKKDTSANKEKKIKLLDGFGINGSYNFLADSFKLSTFNIYARTNLFDKLNITAGGTIDPYAVNSRGRRLERFVWQEGQFSIGRLTSANIALSTSFQSSDKKSKQKEQELQKLENEQSTDAAFQAQQRQLQAIRKNPGEYVDFDIPWKLDLSYSLTYTKGIIPDSGGVVININQYLSFNGDFSLTPKWKIGVNSGYNFVENKLAYTNVYISRDLHCWQMSINLIPIGTYRQFSITISPKSGILRDLRLNRSRTFYDL from the coding sequence TTGCGACAGATATACCTGGTTTTTGCCGGTATATTAATTGCCATTCCCTTCATAATAACGGCTGTCGCAACTCCCGCGCCAGATACCTATGGGAGTTTTAACAAAAGTTTCACAGATGGCGTGCCAAAAGATACGGTGCCCGTCCCTAAAACTGATACATCTTCCCGGCGAAAAGATACAACATTAAGGCCAGTTACGGCGCCCGAAGAGGTGACCGACAGTATTCCGGTGTCAACGGATTATACAGGTACTGACAGTATGTTTGTCCCTAAACTCTCCAAAGATAGCCTGGATGCTCCTATTACCTATAAAGCTAAGGATTCGATCGTTCTCGTAGTGCCGGATAAACGTTTTTATTTTTATGGTACTGCCAATACCAAATACAAAAAGACGAACCTTTCTGCTGAACGTATGAATTATACGCAGGCTACAGGTATCATGGAAGCGACCACCGCCCTGGATACTGCCGGCAAGCCCTATGGCCGTCCGCAGCTGGATGACAATGGGCAAGCCTTCGATTCAGACACGCTCAGATATAATATTACCACACAACGGGCAAAGATCTACAATACCCGTTCACAATATGGGGAAGGCTTTGTGGCCAGCGAGCAGACCAAACGCGAGCCGGACAACAGCATTTTCGGTTTCAGAAATGGATATACTACGTGTAACCTGGATACCCCTCACTTCCAGTTCAGGGCCCGTAAGATCAAGGTGATACCGGATAAACTGGTTATATCCGGTCCGGCTAACCTGGAGATCGAAGGCGTTCCTACACCATTATTTATACCATTTGCCATCTTCCCTATCACCCACGGCCAGCAGTCCGGCATCCTGGTGCCCGGCTATGTTGTGAATGCACAGAAGGGGATGGGCCTGGAGAATGGCGGTTATTATGTAGGTCTGGGCGATAATTTCGACCTGACCCTGCGTGGCGAGATCTACTCTTACGGTAGCTGGGCCCTCACAGCCAGCCCCACCTACCGGAAACGCTACCATTATAATGGTGGTATGACGCTGAGCTTCTCCAATACCCGTTTCGGCGACCCGGCAGTTAAAACTGAGTTTAGCCGCTCGCGTGACTTCCGCGTGATGTGGAACCACAGTATGGACAGTAAGGCGCGTCCCGGCGTTACTTTCGGGGCCAGCGTAAACTTTGGTACCTCCAAGTATAATACCTTCAACGTGTATGATTACGCATCCCGTGTGAATAATAACTTAGGATCGTCCATCAGTTTCTCAAAAAGCTGGCAGGGAAAGCCGTTCAACTTTACCTCCAGCCTTACCCACTCGCAGAACCTGACCACGCGTGATGTTAATATATCATTCCCTTCTGCCACCTTTACGGTGAATACCATCTATCCTTTCCAGCCGAAAGAACTGGTAGGCAGGGCAAAATGGTACCACAAACTGGGGATAGGCTATAATGGTACACTGAATAACAGTGTGACCTTCAAGGATTCTGTATTCGGTAAGTCAAAGATGTTTGACGCTTTACAGTCCGGTGTAAGACATGCGATCCCGATCTCATTCTCCATACCGGTATTTAAAAATTTCACTTTTTCTCCGTCAATCAGCTATTCGGAATATTGGTTTACCAAGAAAACGATCAGGGCATGGAATCCGAATAAGCGTATCAGTATCGACTCACTGGGAGGTATAGATACCACCTATCAGTCAGGGTTTTACGCTGCCAGACAGGCCAGCACCGGCGTATCGCTGTCTACGGCCTTGTATGGTATGTACCAATTTGGCAAGAATTCAAAGATCAAGGCTATCAGGCATGTTATGCGGCCAACCGTCAGCGCCACCTTCGCGCCGGACCTTGCAAAGAATGCTTACTATGACCTTTATTACACCAGGGATAGCCAGAAAGTAAGACAGTCCTATTTCACCAGCTCTTCCGTAGGTGTGCCTTCGGAGGGAAGGGCGGCGTCTATTTCCTTTGGCCTGGATAACAACCTGGAAATGAAGGTGTTCTCCAAAAAAGATACCTCTGCCAATAAAGAGAAAAAGATCAAGCTGCTGGACGGTTTTGGGATCAATGGCTCCTACAACTTCCTGGCAGACAGCTTTAAATTGTCGACTTTTAACATTTATGCCCGTACCAACCTCTTTGATAAACTGAATATCACAGCGGGCGGTACCATTGATCCATATGCGGTGAACTCCAGGGGAAGGAGATTAGAAAGATTCGTGTGGCAGGAAGGACAATTCAGTATTGGCCGCCTTACCAGTGCCAATATTGCATTGAGCACCTCTTTCCAGTCGTCCGACAAGAAGAGCAAACAAAAAGAACAGGAGCTCCAGAAGCTTGAAAATGAGCAGAGCACCGATGCTGCCTTCCAGGCACAACAGCGTCAGCTGCAGGCCATTAGAAAGAACCCGGGTGAATATGTGGATTTTGACATCCCCTGGAAGCTGGACCTTTCCTATAGCCTGACCTACACCAAAGGTATCATTCCTGATTCGGGAGGTGTGGTGATCAACATTAACCAGTATCTCTCCTTTAACGGAGACTTCAGCCTGACGCCTAAATGGAAGATCGGGGTGAACAGTGGTTATAACTTCGTGGAGAATAAGCTGGCCTATACGAATGTGTATATTTCCCGCGACCTCCACTGCTGGCAGATGTCAATTAACCTGATCCCGATCGGTACCTACCGTCAGTTCAGTATTACCATCAGTCCTAAATCAGGTATTCTTCGTGACCTCCGCCTCAACCGGTCACGAACGTTCTACGATTTATAA
- a CDS encoding lysophospholipid acyltransferase family protein yields the protein MKWLKNLLARLYAAYALILFICTMLIMLLPMWLVSLLPSPRNIRYFMALGRGWMHVYMPLIFCPVRRKGMEHFKSKEPYIIVCNHNSMMDIPTTAYAIPAGNKSLGKKEMEKTPIFGIMYKVGTVLVDRTSPESRKRSIQEMKEVLQEGVHMLLYPEGTRNKTDEPLKFFYDGAFTLSIETGKPILPAVIFNTRRILPPGKIFYALPHAIDIHFLPPVYPDGLTLADTESLKERVFKTMWEHIEQHR from the coding sequence ATGAAATGGCTAAAGAATCTCCTGGCCAGGTTGTATGCCGCTTATGCATTGATCCTGTTTATCTGTACTATGCTGATCATGCTCCTGCCTATGTGGTTGGTGTCGCTGCTGCCTTCCCCCCGCAATATCCGTTATTTTATGGCCCTGGGACGCGGCTGGATGCATGTTTATATGCCACTGATATTTTGTCCTGTGCGCAGAAAGGGAATGGAGCATTTTAAATCAAAGGAGCCCTACATCATCGTTTGTAACCACAACTCGATGATGGACATTCCTACCACTGCCTATGCCATTCCGGCCGGTAACAAAAGCCTGGGCAAAAAGGAGATGGAAAAAACGCCCATCTTTGGCATCATGTACAAGGTGGGTACGGTGCTGGTAGACAGAACCAGTCCGGAAAGCCGTAAAAGAAGCATACAGGAAATGAAGGAAGTACTGCAGGAGGGAGTGCACATGCTGTTATATCCCGAGGGCACCCGTAATAAAACGGATGAGCCCCTCAAATTCTTTTACGATGGCGCCTTTACCCTGTCCATTGAAACAGGGAAACCCATTCTCCCGGCGGTCATTTTTAACACCCGCAGGATATTACCACCGGGCAAGATCTTTTATGCCCTTCCTCATGCCATAGATATCCATTTTCTGCCTCCTGTATACCCGGATGGACTTACCCTTGCCGATACGGAATCATTGAAAGAAAGGGTATTTAAAACGATGTGGGAACATATTGAACAACACCGGTAA